One region of Solanum pennellii chromosome 6, SPENNV200 genomic DNA includes:
- the LOC107021040 gene encoding V-type proton ATPase subunit c''1-like, with the protein MAGPSSSWSRALVQISPYTFSAVGIAIAIGVSVLGAAWGIYITGSSLIGAAIKAPRITSKNLISVIFCEAVAIYGVIVAIILQTKLESVPASQIYAPESLRAGYAIFASGVIVGFANLVCGLCVGIIGSSCALSDAQNSSLFVKILVIEIFGSALGLFGVIVGIIMSAQASWPSKGA; encoded by the exons atGGCGGGTCCATCGAGCTCATGGTCGCGAGCGTTGGTGCAGATCTCTCCGTACACCTTCTCCGCCGTCGGAATTGCCATTGCCATCGGCGTTTCAGTGCTTGGTGCTGCTTG GGGAATATATATAACTGGAAGTAGTTTGATTGGTGCTGCCATTAAAGCTCCTCGGATTACCTCCAAAAATCTGATTAG TGTAATTTTTTGTGAAGCGGTTGCTATATATGGTGTTATTGTGGCCATCATTCTTCAAACAAAGCTCGAGAGTGTACCTGCCTCGCAGATTTATGCACCAGAATCTCTTAGAGCTGGCTATGCAATTTTTGCTTCTGGGGTCATTGTGGGATTTGCCAATCTTGTCTGTGG gtTGTGCGTTGGAATAATTGGAAGCAGCTGTGCTTTATCTGATGCACAGAACTCCTCACTTTTCGTTAAGATCCTCGTGATCGAGATTTTTGGTAGTGCACTTGGGCTGTTTGGTGTTATTGTGGGAATTATCATGTCAGCTCAAGCATCTTGGCCATCCAAGGGTGCATAA